One segment of Anatilimnocola aggregata DNA contains the following:
- a CDS encoding hybrid sensor histidine kinase/response regulator: MLAMPAAQSPASDAVWHPLLEALPSAAYVCDRDGRIVAWNQLAEQLWQQDPVDEATNFWTGPCQVLSATGFPMPSTECWAARAVFFGEACRGQLVTLSLRDGSCREVLAQANPLRGNSGPIAGSQNGSARAGAAELITGVLCTLTDLGAVPRTGEPWNDEPWLEHEQRFTRFMQHLPGLAWIKDTKGRYAFVNDAAAQAFQHSREEIIGRTDDELFPPATAAMFRENDRQALTATTRLETIETLQQSDGLHHSLVSKFVIPGVDGKPAWVAGMAIDITERLEASKTMALIKDELAAQLTDLGRLHDMSVNLSSTLEMRPTLLAMLQTAILFEGTDRGVVWLFDEETNCLRVGASLGFPEEFIRSFDLIAPGSGACGECLRTRERVIVEDMEDSPLFDEHRHLAREAGFRGVHSTPLLTRGGKFIGVLSIHFVAPHVPTPREMHLVDLCTRQAVDYIENAQLYAQLREADRRKDEFLAMLAHELRNPLAPLSNSLHTLRLCEELSPAAHHVREIMERQVQHMVRLVDDLLEVSRITRGKIVLRKEPVELLTALGSAVEASRPLIEAARHQLHIDLPGYPLCVEGDAVRLSQVITNLLNNAAKYTEEGGQIWLAARREGDSAIISVRDAGLGISAEMLPKIFDMFSQVDRTTRRAQGGLGIGLTLAKSLVQMHGGTIEATSAGVGQGSEFLVRLPLALRSLPVIHSPSVVSNELREALPRRRILVIDDTRAAVYTMGRLLETMGQHVRTASSGKEALLHVEREPFDVIISDIGMPEMDGYELAAKLRKHPKACHVVLVALTGYGQDSDKLQAREAGFDYHLVKPASFDALRDLLAALPV, from the coding sequence ATGCTCGCAATGCCTGCTGCGCAGAGCCCCGCCTCTGACGCTGTGTGGCACCCGTTACTCGAAGCCTTGCCGAGTGCGGCCTATGTCTGCGATCGCGATGGGCGGATCGTCGCCTGGAATCAGCTGGCCGAGCAGCTTTGGCAACAAGATCCGGTCGACGAAGCGACCAACTTCTGGACCGGCCCTTGCCAAGTCCTTTCGGCTACCGGCTTTCCAATGCCCAGCACCGAATGTTGGGCAGCTCGCGCGGTCTTCTTTGGGGAAGCTTGCCGAGGGCAACTCGTCACCCTCAGTTTGCGCGATGGCTCCTGCCGCGAAGTTCTCGCCCAGGCGAATCCCCTGCGGGGAAATAGTGGCCCGATTGCTGGCAGCCAGAACGGAAGTGCCCGCGCCGGCGCGGCGGAATTGATCACCGGTGTCCTCTGCACGCTGACCGATTTGGGCGCGGTGCCGCGCACGGGCGAACCGTGGAACGATGAACCGTGGCTCGAGCACGAACAGCGCTTCACACGATTCATGCAGCACTTGCCCGGGCTCGCTTGGATTAAAGACACCAAGGGGCGATATGCCTTCGTCAACGATGCTGCCGCGCAAGCTTTTCAGCACTCGCGCGAAGAGATTATCGGCCGCACCGACGACGAACTCTTTCCTCCGGCCACGGCGGCCATGTTTCGCGAGAACGACCGCCAGGCGCTTACGGCCACCACGCGATTGGAAACCATCGAGACGTTGCAGCAGTCCGACGGCTTGCATCATTCGCTCGTCAGCAAGTTCGTGATTCCCGGCGTCGATGGCAAGCCTGCCTGGGTCGCGGGGATGGCCATCGATATTACCGAACGGCTCGAAGCCTCGAAGACGATGGCCCTCATCAAGGACGAGTTGGCTGCCCAGCTGACGGATCTCGGTCGCCTGCACGACATGAGTGTGAATCTTTCCAGCACTTTGGAGATGCGCCCCACGCTGCTGGCGATGTTGCAGACAGCCATCTTGTTCGAAGGGACCGACCGGGGTGTGGTATGGCTGTTCGATGAAGAAACCAATTGCCTGCGCGTTGGCGCAAGCCTCGGCTTCCCGGAAGAATTCATTCGTTCGTTTGACCTGATTGCGCCGGGCAGCGGTGCGTGTGGTGAATGCCTGCGGACGCGCGAGCGTGTGATTGTCGAGGACATGGAAGACTCGCCGCTGTTCGACGAACATCGTCACCTGGCGCGCGAGGCGGGCTTTCGCGGCGTGCATAGTACTCCGCTCTTGACGCGTGGTGGCAAGTTCATTGGCGTCTTATCAATCCACTTCGTCGCTCCCCATGTGCCCACGCCGCGCGAGATGCATCTCGTCGACCTGTGTACGCGCCAGGCGGTCGATTACATCGAAAATGCTCAGCTTTATGCCCAACTGCGCGAGGCCGATCGCCGCAAGGACGAGTTCCTGGCAATGCTCGCGCACGAACTGCGGAATCCTCTCGCGCCACTCAGCAATTCGCTGCATACTCTGCGCTTGTGCGAGGAACTGAGCCCGGCAGCGCATCACGTGCGCGAGATCATGGAGCGCCAGGTGCAGCACATGGTCCGCCTAGTCGACGACTTGCTCGAAGTCTCACGAATCACGCGCGGCAAGATCGTCCTCCGCAAAGAACCGGTCGAACTACTCACCGCACTGGGGAGCGCCGTCGAAGCAAGTCGCCCGCTGATCGAAGCGGCTCGCCATCAGTTGCATATCGATTTGCCTGGCTATCCGCTGTGTGTAGAAGGGGATGCCGTGCGGCTGTCGCAGGTCATTACCAATCTGCTCAACAACGCCGCCAAATACACCGAAGAAGGTGGCCAGATCTGGCTTGCCGCGCGGCGCGAAGGGGATTCTGCGATTATCTCGGTGCGCGATGCGGGGCTGGGCATTTCGGCCGAGATGTTGCCGAAAATCTTCGATATGTTCTCGCAGGTCGATCGAACCACGCGTCGTGCGCAAGGCGGGCTGGGGATCGGACTCACGCTGGCGAAGAGCCTGGTGCAAATGCACGGCGGCACCATCGAAGCGACGAGCGCCGGCGTGGGGCAAGGGAGCGAGTTCCTGGTGCGTTTGCCGCTCGCGCTGCGGTCGTTGCCGGTCATTCATTCACCGTCGGTGGTGAGCAACGAACTGCGCGAAGCGCTGCCACGGCGGCGGATTCTGGTCATCGACGACACCCGCGCTGCCGTCTATACGATGGGTCGCCTGCTCGAAACGATGGGGCAGCATGTGCGCACGGCCAGCAGCGGGAAAGAAGCGCTGCTGCACGTCGAGCGTGAACCGTTCGACGTGATCATCTCGGATATCGGCATGCCCGAGATGGATGGGTACGAATTGGCCGCCAAGTTGCGCAAGCATCCCAAGGCTTGCCATGTCGTCCTCGTCGCCCTCACCGGCTATGGCCAGGACAGCGACAAGCTGCAAGCCCGCGAAGCTGGCTTCGACTATCACCTGGTGAAACCCGCTAGTTTCGACGCTCTTCGCGATCTACTGGCTGCACTGCCGGTGTGA
- a CDS encoding alpha/beta fold hydrolase, translated as MKSLAIAALALVLGSASLLLAEDQRYDLKERASTIDARVKEHPEINFVFTKEGKPADLQHACVDTRAKSQGKLVIWLMGHSQPLAERVSSYGLHYIQVHYANGWFGKLNKEPAPADEQHLGKIRLEAATGEDVSEHIDIPKPDSIAERSLQFVKHLAKVNPPGNWERFLAADGQSLKWDDVILAGISHGSTTAARFAKQQKVARVVMLSGPRDQYENWQALPSATPKNRYFGFTHVLDGGWTGDHYCRSWELLGLNEFGPLVDVDAVKPPYGNSRSLITNADVKKDAGRAHNASLPGGAAAKGADGKLIHEEVWRYLFTHPVDQVGDAVPPSPDCRKDLRKKG; from the coding sequence ATGAAGTCTCTCGCTATTGCCGCGTTAGCCTTGGTGCTTGGCTCGGCGTCGTTGCTACTCGCCGAAGATCAACGCTATGACCTGAAGGAGCGCGCAAGCACGATCGACGCGCGGGTCAAGGAGCATCCGGAGATTAACTTCGTCTTCACGAAAGAAGGGAAGCCGGCCGATCTGCAGCATGCCTGCGTCGATACCCGCGCGAAGTCGCAAGGCAAACTGGTGATCTGGTTGATGGGGCACAGCCAGCCGCTGGCCGAGCGCGTTTCAAGCTATGGCCTGCATTACATTCAGGTCCATTACGCGAATGGCTGGTTCGGCAAATTGAACAAAGAGCCCGCACCCGCCGATGAGCAGCACTTGGGTAAGATTCGCCTGGAAGCCGCCACCGGCGAGGACGTCAGCGAGCATATCGACATTCCCAAGCCCGATAGCATTGCCGAGCGTTCGCTGCAGTTTGTGAAGCACCTGGCGAAGGTCAATCCGCCAGGAAATTGGGAGCGCTTCCTAGCCGCCGATGGCCAGAGCCTGAAGTGGGACGACGTGATTCTGGCCGGCATCTCGCACGGCAGCACCACGGCTGCCCGCTTTGCCAAACAGCAAAAAGTGGCTCGCGTGGTGATGCTCTCGGGCCCGCGCGATCAATACGAAAACTGGCAGGCATTGCCTTCCGCCACGCCCAAGAACCGCTATTTCGGCTTCACCCATGTGCTCGACGGGGGCTGGACCGGCGACCACTACTGCCGCTCGTGGGAACTCCTCGGGCTGAACGAATTTGGCCCGCTCGTCGACGTCGATGCCGTAAAGCCGCCGTACGGCAACTCCCGCAGCCTGATCACCAACGCCGATGTGAAAAAAGATGCCGGCCGCGCTCACAACGCCAGCTTGCCCGGCGGCGCTGCCGCCAAAGGTGCCGACGGCAAGCTCATCCACGAAGAAGTCTGGCGCTACCTCTTCACTCATCCCGTCGACCAGGTCGGCGATGCCGTCCCCCCTTCGCCCGACTGCCGGAAAGATTTGCGCAAGAAGGGGTGA